From Methanococcus maripaludis, the proteins below share one genomic window:
- a CDS encoding AI-2E family transporter, protein MKENEYRFLMRIFVLISFLSVLIIAFPFLDTIAFACAFAYMTEPFFSALKKYTGRTLGAILCILMITVPAIILVFLILTDIFEFLNSLDYAGFVDYTLQFINYIGLQNIAKEDLSSILSEIWNFLKPTLNKMAGQIYGIPLLLIKGLVTVFLTYYFLKDGYRFKEAVMPHVPEVYHVQTELFIRKLHEAYKNLFVVNALTAFTVGLISIAGFWAIGLPNPVTLGALSGILTLLPIVGGWTIYMPLSVYYIAVGMYSKAILLFGFGVLFLSLAPDFVIRPRLVNHESSIHPAFALVAFLMGPLALGITGFALGPLIMGTFDAIFRVKNGKDSIINLK, encoded by the coding sequence ATGAAAGAAAATGAATATAGATTTTTAATGCGAATTTTTGTATTAATATCGTTTCTATCAGTTTTAATTATTGCCTTTCCATTTTTAGATACTATCGCATTTGCATGCGCGTTTGCCTACATGACCGAGCCTTTTTTCAGCGCATTGAAAAAATATACTGGAAGAACACTTGGTGCAATACTCTGTATTTTAATGATAACAGTTCCTGCAATAATACTCGTATTTTTAATATTAACCGATATTTTTGAATTTTTAAACAGTTTGGACTATGCAGGTTTTGTTGATTATACATTACAGTTTATAAATTATATAGGTTTACAAAATATCGCAAAAGAGGATTTATCTTCAATACTGTCAGAAATCTGGAATTTTTTAAAGCCGACACTTAATAAAATGGCAGGCCAAATCTATGGAATCCCGCTATTATTGATAAAAGGATTAGTTACGGTATTTTTGACATATTATTTCTTAAAAGATGGATATAGATTTAAAGAAGCAGTAATGCCCCATGTTCCCGAAGTTTACCATGTTCAAACTGAACTGTTTATTCGAAAACTTCATGAAGCTTACAAAAATCTTTTTGTCGTAAATGCACTAACTGCATTTACTGTTGGATTAATTTCAATTGCAGGTTTCTGGGCGATAGGCCTTCCAAATCCAGTTACGCTTGGAGCATTGAGTGGTATTTTAACATTGCTTCCAATTGTTGGAGGTTGGACCATATACATGCCATTATCCGTTTATTATATTGCAGTTGGAATGTATTCAAAAGCAATATTACTTTTTGGGTTTGGCGTACTTTTCTTATCCCTTGCACCCGATTTTGTAATACGGCCAAGGCTTGTAAACCATGAAAGCAGTATTCATCCCGCTTTTGCACTCGTTGCATTTTTAATGGGCCCGCTTGCTTTAGGAATCACGGGTTTTGCATTAGGTCCTTTGATAATGGGCACATTTGATGCAATATTCAGGGTAAAAAATGGCAAAGATAGTATTATAAACCTAAAATAG
- a CDS encoding adenylyltransferase/cytidyltransferase family protein, with protein MEKKIAVTAGTFDLLHPGHFNTLNFAKKHADELVVIIARDETVKKIKGRSPVIPEKQRKIMIEALKPVDRAVLGSLTNKLEPILEIRPDVIVLGPDQTTYQINELKAQLAEHSLYPEILKVEDYVKCPFHSSYDILKEIVRRWCCKELKV; from the coding sequence ATGGAAAAGAAAATAGCAGTAACTGCAGGTACGTTTGATTTACTACACCCTGGACACTTTAACACGCTTAATTTTGCGAAAAAACACGCGGATGAACTTGTTGTAATTATTGCAAGGGATGAAACCGTAAAAAAAATTAAAGGTAGAAGTCCAGTAATTCCAGAAAAACAGCGAAAAATAATGATAGAAGCATTAAAACCTGTTGACCGTGCAGTTTTGGGTAGCTTAACTAATAAACTTGAACCGATTTTAGAAATCAGGCCTGATGTTATAGTTTTGGGTCCTGATCAAACCACATATCAGATTAATGAATTAAAAGCACAGCTTGCAGAACATTCACTATATCCTGAGATATTAAAAGTCGAAGATTATGTAAAATGCCCATTTCACAGTTCTTATGATATTTTGAAAGAAATTGTTAGAAGATGGTGCTGTAAGGAATTAAAAGTATAG
- a CDS encoding sulfite exporter TauE/SafE family protein — translation MEIFLIYLLLLVVGCIVGFTTGALGLGGGFLMVPILIYIFQNLGISNDYVVAMAVGTSLSVIFLTSLNSAYSHSKFGNIIWKYSLLLGFSGIMGTFVGVQIVTKYLSGDLHRILFGIMLIILSLNMALSKSDPKVEKSQEIKYLPVIFCGFLIGILSSMFGIGGGTIAIPILTIFLKTPIKKSIGTSLGMMVIISLSGALGYFTNPVTIPQAYNYLNFIGYVSLTSALSIGVMSIIFSRYGAKLSNSINASLLKKFFGIILMFVGLTMII, via the coding sequence ATGGAGATTTTTTTAATCTATTTACTTTTATTGGTTGTTGGATGTATTGTTGGTTTTACGACTGGTGCTTTGGGGCTTGGTGGCGGTTTCCTGATGGTTCCAATATTAATTTATATATTCCAAAATCTAGGGATATCTAACGACTATGTCGTTGCAATGGCCGTTGGAACAAGTCTTTCAGTTATTTTTTTAACTTCGCTAAACAGTGCTTATTCACATTCAAAATTTGGAAACATAATTTGGAAGTACTCGTTATTGCTCGGGTTTTCGGGAATCATGGGAACTTTTGTAGGGGTCCAAATCGTTACAAAGTACCTAAGCGGTGATCTTCACCGAATTTTATTCGGCATCATGTTAATAATCCTTTCTTTAAATATGGCGCTCAGTAAATCTGACCCGAAGGTGGAAAAAAGCCAGGAAATTAAATATCTGCCAGTTATATTTTGCGGATTTTTGATAGGAATTTTATCAAGCATGTTTGGAATTGGCGGTGGAACTATTGCAATTCCAATTTTAACGATATTTTTAAAAACGCCGATAAAAAAAAGCATAGGCACTTCTCTTGGAATGATGGTAATAATTTCATTGAGTGGAGCTTTGGGATATTTCACAAACCCCGTTACAATACCGCAAGCGTATAATTATTTAAACTTTATAGGCTACGTATCATTGACATCTGCTTTGTCGATAGGTGTTATGAGCATCATATTTTCAAGATATGGGGCTAAACTCTCAAACAGCATAAATGCCAGCCTTTTAAAAAAATTTTTCGGCATCATCCTCATGTTTGTTGGACTTACAATGATAATTTAA
- a CDS encoding phosphoadenosine phosphosulfate reductase domain-containing protein, producing the protein MKTILGKIHLKWCKNCNLPVLDTKCAICDSETVDVKVTPPGDARPAFKGDLELINKTINLQFGVEENLFKNKLVLVNKAPGIEYFQEIIVDGIIFGILNFNEKKHEWKIIPTIEGARRLIIAGCKKKLLVVKEDVPKFILNKGASVLRPGVDYASEDITKDDDVIILIEKADSSTDFNEMDVLGVGRARMDYEEIVNSEKGMVAKVRKSELPKNSEILHEVGEFDEAIEKMICANKDAMQKVERNSIGFMRNTVVKIGKPASVAYSGGKDSLAVLLLALEAFKNTDEQIEFDVLFNDTGIEFNETLENIEKIADTYNLEILKTKSGDFWEKLEEYGPPGRDNRWCSEVCKVSPLGKLIDEKYEKGCLSFVGLRKYESINRSKKPRIWNSPTIKKQMLSAPILNWTAMHVWIYILKHKAPYNVLYEQCFDRVGCFICPAMEIGEIELVKLSYPKLWEKWESFLKSHAKIHEKSEDWVKGGWRWTNKTRANNQKPDEPINENWLG; encoded by the coding sequence TTGAAGACTATTTTAGGAAAAATTCATTTAAAATGGTGTAAAAACTGTAACCTTCCTGTGCTTGATACCAAATGTGCAATTTGTGATTCTGAAACAGTTGATGTTAAAGTAACGCCTCCTGGAGATGCAAGACCTGCATTTAAAGGTGATTTGGAGTTAATAAATAAAACAATAAATTTACAATTTGGAGTAGAAGAAAATTTGTTTAAAAATAAACTAGTTTTGGTAAACAAGGCTCCAGGAATTGAATATTTTCAAGAAATTATTGTTGATGGAATAATTTTTGGAATTTTAAATTTTAACGAGAAAAAACACGAATGGAAGATAATTCCAACAATAGAAGGGGCTAGAAGGCTTATCATCGCAGGTTGTAAGAAAAAATTACTTGTAGTAAAAGAAGATGTTCCAAAATTTATTTTAAATAAAGGAGCATCTGTTTTAAGGCCAGGTGTTGATTATGCATCCGAAGATATAACTAAAGATGACGATGTAATCATTTTAATTGAAAAAGCCGATTCAAGCACTGATTTTAATGAAATGGATGTTTTGGGTGTTGGTCGGGCCAGAATGGACTATGAAGAAATTGTAAATTCTGAAAAGGGAATGGTTGCAAAGGTAAGAAAGTCCGAACTTCCAAAAAATTCTGAAATTCTGCATGAAGTTGGCGAATTTGACGAAGCAATTGAAAAAATGATTTGCGCAAATAAAGACGCCATGCAGAAAGTTGAACGTAATTCTATCGGGTTTATGAGAAATACTGTTGTAAAAATTGGAAAGCCTGCTTCAGTTGCTTATTCTGGTGGAAAAGATAGCCTTGCAGTACTTCTTTTAGCACTTGAAGCGTTTAAAAATACGGATGAGCAGATTGAATTTGATGTATTATTCAATGATACAGGAATTGAATTTAACGAAACTTTAGAAAATATTGAAAAAATTGCAGATACATACAACCTTGAAATTTTAAAAACCAAATCTGGTGATTTCTGGGAAAAATTAGAAGAATATGGGCCCCCTGGGAGAGATAATCGATGGTGTAGTGAAGTATGTAAGGTATCTCCTCTTGGAAAGCTCATCGATGAAAAATACGAAAAAGGATGTTTATCATTCGTAGGCCTTAGAAAATATGAATCGATAAATCGTTCAAAAAAACCGAGAATATGGAATAGCCCAACAATTAAAAAACAGATGTTGTCAGCACCAATATTAAACTGGACTGCAATGCATGTTTGGATTTATATTTTAAAACATAAAGCTCCTTACAATGTATTGTACGAGCAGTGTTTTGATAGGGTTGGATGTTTCATATGTCCTGCAATGGAAATTGGAGAAATTGAGTTAGTAAAACTGAGTTATCCAAAACTCTGGGAGAAATGGGAAAGTTTCCTGAAAAGCCACGCCAAAATTCATGAAAAAAGTGAAGATTGGGTAAAAGGCGGTTGGAGATGGACCAATAAAACAAGAGCAAACAACCAAAAACCCGACGAACCGATAAATGAAAACTGGCTTGGATAG
- the ehbP gene encoding energy-converting hydrogenase B subunit EhbP: MPKMLLLPKLTMSLGGYIRESVEIYNEDGVKEFPHRNVVVGNPTAEPIKIDVPAYDEDWVKRHQELGLIVVPVEMDQDFVGIFKMVEEKVKKANL, encoded by the coding sequence TTGCCAAAGATGTTACTGCTCCCAAAATTAACGATGTCTCTTGGAGGATACATAAGAGAATCCGTTGAAATTTATAATGAAGATGGTGTAAAAGAATTCCCGCACAGGAACGTTGTAGTTGGAAATCCTACAGCTGAGCCAATAAAAATAGATGTTCCGGCATATGATGAAGATTGGGTAAAAAGACACCAGGAACTTGGTTTAATTGTGGTTCCTGTTGAAATGGACCAGGATTTCGTTGGAATATTTAAAATGGTTGAAGAAAAGGTTAAAAAAGCAAATTTATAA
- a CDS encoding TIGR02253 family HAD-type hydrolase produces MIKGVLFDLDDTLYNSSSFASRARKEALRAMIDAGLNSTEEDALKILNKIIEQKGSNYGGHFNDLVKAVNGTYDPKIITMGIITYHNVKFALLRPYSDTMNTLMDLRSIGLSLGILTDGITIKQWEKLIRLGIHPFFDEVITSEEYGLGKPNIEFFNYGLKKINLKPEEVVYVGDRADKDMVPAKNVGMTTVRILQGKYSEIPDDISDYSIKNISELSKIIKTLI; encoded by the coding sequence ATGATTAAAGGAGTGCTTTTTGACCTTGACGATACGCTTTACAATTCTTCGAGTTTTGCAAGCCGTGCACGAAAAGAAGCTTTAAGGGCGATGATTGATGCAGGTTTAAATTCTACGGAAGAAGATGCTTTAAAAATACTGAATAAGATTATCGAACAAAAGGGTTCAAACTACGGCGGGCACTTTAATGACCTTGTAAAGGCAGTTAATGGAACATATGATCCAAAAATAATCACCATGGGAATTATTACTTATCACAACGTTAAATTTGCTTTACTTAGGCCTTATTCAGATACCATGAATACATTAATGGATTTGCGTAGCATTGGTTTAAGTTTGGGAATATTGACCGACGGAATTACCATAAAGCAGTGGGAAAAATTAATAAGGCTTGGCATTCACCCGTTTTTTGATGAAGTTATAACTTCCGAAGAATACGGGCTTGGAAAACCAAATATTGAATTTTTTAATTATGGACTCAAAAAAATTAATTTAAAACCCGAAGAAGTAGTTTACGTTGGGGATAGGGCTGACAAGGATATGGTTCCTGCAAAAAACGTTGGAATGACCACAGTTAGAATATTACAGGGAAAATATTCGGAAATTCCGGATGACATAAGTGACTATTCTATAAAAAATATATCTGAACTTTCAAAAATAATTAAAACACTTATTTAA
- the cobS gene encoding adenosylcobinamide-GDP ribazoletransferase has product MIDELKGLVLFMTRIPVGRSKSDFEGIAKYFMFMPLVGTLISLFGVFTAYILNYLGFTSGNIIGTAVLFTLLYIQGFHHLDGLADYGDSWMVTGNARKKLEVMKDVYMGIGGFVFVFFVELLSLFSFAYLFETSTFTLFLKYIIIIETCSRLGLLSCACCGIPANDGTGRFFAKKSNEYHLLTGLIFSLGVSILLQIPKIGVLCSILAVFLGMFIAWKCNNKLGCVTGDIFGATAEISRMVFLIVIIAFTPYFSLIG; this is encoded by the coding sequence ATGATAGATGAATTAAAAGGATTAGTACTTTTCATGACTCGAATTCCTGTTGGAAGATCAAAAAGCGACTTTGAAGGTATTGCAAAATATTTCATGTTCATGCCTCTTGTTGGAACGTTAATTTCACTTTTTGGAGTTTTTACTGCATATATATTGAATTATTTAGGATTTACCTCTGGAAACATAATCGGAACTGCTGTTTTGTTTACACTTTTATATATTCAGGGATTTCACCATCTTGACGGACTTGCAGATTACGGGGATTCCTGGATGGTAACTGGAAACGCTAGAAAAAAATTAGAAGTTATGAAAGACGTTTACATGGGAATAGGCGGTTTTGTATTTGTATTTTTTGTTGAACTGCTTTCTTTATTTTCATTTGCATATCTTTTTGAAACAAGCACTTTCACATTATTTTTAAAATATATTATAATAATTGAAACCTGTTCAAGACTCGGGCTTTTATCATGTGCATGCTGTGGAATTCCTGCAAATGATGGAACGGGCAGATTTTTTGCAAAAAAATCAAACGAATACCACCTTTTAACGGGTTTGATATTTTCATTAGGTGTTTCAATACTGCTCCAAATACCAAAAATTGGGGTACTATGCTCTATTTTAGCGGTATTTTTAGGAATGTTTATCGCATGGAAATGCAATAATAAATTGGGCTGTGTTACCGGAGATATTTTTGGAGCAACCGCTGAAATATCAAGAATGGTATTTTTGATTGTAATTATTGCATTTACCCCATATTTTTCACTTATTGGGTAA
- a CDS encoding coenzyme F420-0:L-glutamate ligase, which translates to MIKERVKMDVIGLEIPLISGNEDYTLAELISTYPLEDKDVIVIAETVVSKIEKNVILKNEITPSNEAMELSKKLGKEPEVVQVILDESNEIVKLGPNFIITETKHGFVCANSGVDESNTSKGIKPLPKNPDKSAEEIRMGLEKITGKKVGVIINDSMGRPFRKGSCGIAIGISGVCGLWDRKGEKDLFGRELKTTEVGIADELAATASAVMGQSNEGIPLVIIRNAPVPFTNGTGKELIRKKEEDVFR; encoded by the coding sequence ATGATAAAAGAAAGAGTAAAAATGGACGTAATCGGCCTTGAAATTCCATTAATCAGTGGAAATGAAGATTATACGTTAGCAGAGCTTATTTCCACATACCCTCTTGAAGATAAAGATGTAATAGTTATTGCAGAAACTGTTGTTTCGAAAATTGAAAAGAATGTGATTTTAAAAAATGAAATAACCCCATCCAATGAAGCTATGGAATTATCCAAAAAACTTGGGAAAGAACCAGAAGTAGTTCAGGTAATTTTAGACGAATCAAACGAAATCGTAAAATTAGGACCTAATTTTATAATAACTGAAACTAAACACGGATTTGTTTGTGCAAACAGTGGAGTTGATGAAAGCAACACATCAAAAGGAATAAAACCACTGCCTAAAAATCCAGATAAAAGCGCAGAAGAAATTAGAATGGGACTTGAAAAAATTACTGGAAAAAAAGTTGGCGTAATTATTAACGACAGTATGGGCCGACCTTTTAGAAAAGGTTCATGCGGTATTGCAATCGGAATTAGTGGAGTTTGCGGACTTTGGGATAGAAAAGGGGAAAAAGACTTATTTGGAAGGGAATTAAAAACAACAGAGGTTGGAATTGCAGATGAACTTGCAGCAACTGCTTCTGCTGTTATGGGGCAGTCTAATGAGGGAATTCCCCTTGTAATTATTAGAAATGCGCCTGTTCCATTTACGAATGGAACTGGAAAAGAATTAATCAGAAAAAAAGAAGAAGATGTATTCAGATAA
- the aroE gene encoding shikimate dehydrogenase, whose product MIDSKTKLVGLIGHPIDHSFSPIMHNAAIKDLKINYRYFAFDVSEKNLKDVVTGAKALNFRGFNVTIPHKVNIMKYLDEIDCDAEVIGAVNTVKIENGKAIGYNTDGIGVKKALEEKTGILINKNILIIGSGGASRAVSFELAKDNNLTIVNRNIEKAENLSKEISKKLKKENPLNYGGLDINIENFDIIINTTPVGMYPNTEVDPVIPLHNIKKDAVVMDLIYNPLEPVFLKEAKKYGAKTINGIGMLVYQGAVSFEIWTGIKPDIFVMKKSIISKI is encoded by the coding sequence TTGATAGACTCTAAAACAAAACTAGTCGGACTTATTGGACATCCTATAGATCATTCATTTTCACCAATAATGCACAACGCTGCAATAAAAGACCTTAAAATAAATTACAGGTACTTTGCATTTGACGTTTCAGAAAAAAATTTAAAAGACGTTGTAACAGGTGCAAAAGCACTTAATTTTAGGGGTTTTAACGTTACAATCCCCCATAAAGTAAATATCATGAAATATCTTGATGAAATTGATTGTGATGCAGAGGTCATTGGGGCAGTCAATACTGTAAAAATTGAAAACGGAAAAGCAATAGGATATAACACTGACGGAATTGGTGTAAAAAAAGCACTTGAAGAAAAAACTGGCATTTTAATCAATAAAAACATTTTAATTATAGGCTCAGGAGGTGCCTCAAGAGCTGTTTCTTTCGAACTTGCAAAGGATAATAATTTAACAATCGTAAATAGAAATATTGAAAAAGCAGAAAATCTTTCAAAAGAAATTTCTAAAAAATTGAAAAAGGAAAATCCCCTAAATTACGGAGGCCTTGATATTAACATTGAAAATTTTGACATAATAATAAATACAACGCCTGTTGGAATGTATCCAAATACTGAAGTAGATCCAGTTATTCCATTACATAACATTAAAAAAGATGCTGTTGTAATGGACTTGATATACAACCCCCTTGAACCTGTTTTTTTAAAAGAAGCGAAAAAATATGGCGCAAAAACCATTAATGGCATTGGAATGTTGGTATACCAGGGTGCAGTTTCCTTTGAGATATGGACAGGAATAAAACCAGACATATTCGTGATGAAGAAAAGTATTATTTCAAAAATTTAA
- a CDS encoding UPF0254 family protein: MISVATAECFTHGKIGTKIHKIACGYKEFEKDSNYDMIHGNVYVMASMFLPSKKGIESLLEVKLPEPDYVFKYSKAYNQENDILVAKLVAKALKNKLNCNIAISSTAGIGLGAVCILTDYSDYVFSSDVYGDLLKGQNITKRQENGIEKAYDTFIDILKKEYNLK, encoded by the coding sequence ATGATTTCAGTCGCTACTGCAGAATGCTTTACTCACGGAAAAATTGGAACTAAAATACACAAAATTGCCTGCGGATATAAAGAATTTGAAAAAGATTCAAATTATGATATGATTCACGGGAATGTATATGTAATGGCTTCAATGTTTTTACCCTCGAAAAAAGGAATCGAATCACTTTTAGAGGTTAAACTACCAGAGCCTGATTATGTTTTTAAATATTCGAAAGCATATAATCAGGAAAATGATATATTAGTAGCTAAATTAGTTGCAAAAGCACTCAAAAACAAATTAAATTGTAATATTGCAATTTCGAGTACCGCAGGAATTGGACTTGGTGCAGTTTGCATACTAACAGATTACAGTGATTATGTTTTTTCGTCAGATGTTTATGGAGATCTACTAAAAGGACAGAACATAACAAAAAGACAGGAAAATGGAATAGAAAAAGCATATGATACGTTTATTGATATTTTAAAAAAAGAATACAATTTAAAGTGA
- a CDS encoding CheF family chemotaxis protein, which translates to MAKSKIIATFKGKGVIVTPYTLRDPFTKWKNFQMQLYEDSIEFIFENKVIEASFDQIDDMGFELPRKALEIAKNNLDDISVYGSFKLNPPDEDKFSIGFAPEASIYGETTINAFLKKLFQQLLNKKEIKLQYARIVGGSVDISSEWEDGCLVFAKKPVKKGVSVIEEMVLAVAVTSGDKPKVYDLFNNIESVSLETKKIDEEDKEVLEIKQLRGGETVNSYIHIPSTKLLYVLRYISKLTKYHNTIKSLLPKSEDDLDSEMAVESWSGDKLKNEVEQLAPEEQEILTAIYTGITSLELPGMMGMDIDEVEKVLEKLIDQGFLDLVRIRKETDLTEKGRAVTNFIITNF; encoded by the coding sequence GTGGCCAAATCTAAAATTATAGCAACATTTAAGGGCAAAGGGGTAATTGTAACTCCTTATACGTTAAGAGATCCATTCACTAAATGGAAAAACTTTCAAATGCAGCTTTATGAAGATTCTATAGAATTTATTTTTGAAAATAAGGTAATTGAGGCAAGTTTTGACCAAATAGATGATATGGGATTTGAACTTCCAAGAAAAGCTCTCGAAATTGCAAAAAACAACCTGGACGATATTTCAGTTTACGGCTCTTTTAAATTAAATCCTCCTGATGAAGATAAATTTAGTATAGGTTTTGCACCTGAAGCTTCCATTTATGGGGAAACTACGATAAATGCATTCTTAAAAAAATTATTCCAACAGTTATTGAATAAAAAAGAAATAAAACTACAGTATGCAAGAATTGTTGGCGGTTCTGTAGATATATCTTCAGAATGGGAAGATGGATGTTTGGTATTTGCTAAAAAACCCGTAAAAAAAGGAGTTTCTGTTATCGAAGAAATGGTGCTCGCAGTTGCAGTAACTTCCGGAGATAAACCAAAAGTTTATGATTTATTTAATAATATTGAATCAGTTTCACTTGAAACTAAGAAAATTGACGAAGAAGATAAAGAAGTGCTTGAAATAAAGCAGTTGAGGGGCGGAGAAACAGTAAATTCATATATTCACATCCCTTCAACGAAACTGCTATATGTTTTAAGGTACATTTCCAAATTAACAAAATATCACAACACCATTAAAAGTTTACTTCCAAAATCAGAAGATGATCTTGATTCTGAAATGGCTGTTGAGAGTTGGAGTGGAGATAAACTCAAAAACGAGGTTGAACAGTTAGCGCCAGAAGAACAGGAAATATTAACTGCGATATATACTGGAATCACGTCTCTTGAACTTCCAGGTATGATGGGAATGGATATCGATGAAGTCGAAAAAGTTCTTGAAAAATTGATTGATCAAGGATTTTTGGATCTTGTTAGAATTAGGAAAGAAACAGATTTAACCGAAAAAGGAAGAGCAGTTACAAACTTTATTATTACAAATTTCTAA
- a CDS encoding response regulator, which translates to MASIVKTMIVDDSAFMRNILKRILSTTNKYVVIGEAANGAEAIKMAEELQPDLISMDIVMPETDGITATKAIKEKTPEIKIVMCTSVDQEQKMIDAVNAGADGYIVKPFQAPKILEQFNKLFP; encoded by the coding sequence ATGGCAAGTATTGTAAAAACAATGATTGTAGATGATTCTGCATTTATGAGGAACATTTTAAAGCGAATTTTATCAACAACAAATAAATACGTGGTAATTGGTGAAGCAGCTAATGGAGCAGAAGCAATTAAAATGGCTGAAGAGTTACAGCCTGATTTAATCAGTATGGATATTGTAATGCCTGAAACTGATGGAATAACTGCTACAAAAGCAATAAAGGAAAAAACCCCTGAAATCAAGATAGTAATGTGTACATCCGTAGATCAAGAGCAAAAAATGATTGATGCTGTAAATGCAGGTGCAGATGGATATATTGTAAAACCATTTCAGGCACCAAAAATTTTAGAACAGTTTAACAAATTGTTTCCTTAA
- a CDS encoding chemotaxis protein CheC: MKFSENEWKKLLEIIVDEEAGVETMVVKNNYDLKDVKAFEDIGKAAAEKAANFVQEMSGDCVEVKIFKIELNSAQDLMNMVSSPENSVFTKIDFNGDIAGTGVLIFSEESAKSMADSMLLGMGMEGDSNETFCEMRVSAINETCNLLISAFVDTIANFMNTSLNMTPPEFSTGQLSNLVEYELKNHEIGSNDTLFTFNSELFSKGIGSGFNVFIVMDPESTDKLFEKLN; encoded by the coding sequence ATGAAGTTTTCCGAAAACGAATGGAAGAAACTTCTTGAGATTATTGTGGATGAAGAAGCAGGTGTGGAAACAATGGTTGTTAAAAATAACTATGATTTGAAAGATGTAAAAGCTTTTGAAGATATAGGAAAAGCTGCCGCAGAAAAAGCTGCAAATTTTGTTCAGGAAATGAGTGGCGACTGTGTTGAAGTTAAAATTTTCAAAATAGAACTCAATTCCGCACAAGATTTGATGAATATGGTATCTAGCCCTGAAAATAGCGTTTTTACAAAAATAGACTTTAACGGCGATATTGCAGGAACTGGAGTTTTAATCTTTTCGGAAGAATCCGCAAAAAGCATGGCTGATTCAATGCTTCTTGGAATGGGTATGGAGGGAGATTCTAATGAGACTTTTTGTGAAATGAGAGTTTCTGCAATAAACGAAACCTGTAATCTTTTAATTTCTGCGTTTGTTGATACAATTGCAAATTTCATGAATACATCTCTTAACATGACACCCCCAGAATTTTCCACGGGGCAGTTGAGTAACTTAGTAGAATATGAATTAAAAAATCACGAAATAGGATCTAATGATACGCTGTTTACATTTAATTCAGAGTTATTTTCTAAAGGAATAGGCTCAGGATTTAATGTATTTATTGTAATGGATCCAGAATCTACAGATAAATTATTTGAAAAATTAAATTAA
- a CDS encoding chemotaxis protein CheC, translated as MGVIETINKLVDIGKDAAENTASAFTGLTCESTDIHFTGLSFVPVEYIPEQFSDETCKVVKINFDGILSGTSVLMINEEDSVKLEKLLLLDLVWDGLVNKTELPDYEEIEESVLNEVANVVLASFLNVFANALGSEINITTPEFTKDSGFNIVESLVLEMADKGIDNMLVFDNKIDIIRRFPIKINIFIMIDPEKLENLDKL; from the coding sequence TTGGGAGTAATCGAAACAATAAATAAATTGGTTGATATTGGAAAAGATGCGGCAGAAAACACTGCCAGTGCGTTTACAGGACTTACCTGTGAATCTACAGATATTCATTTTACAGGGCTTAGTTTTGTACCTGTTGAGTACATTCCAGAACAGTTCAGTGATGAAACATGCAAAGTTGTAAAAATAAACTTTGATGGCATTCTTTCTGGAACATCGGTTCTTATGATAAACGAAGAAGATTCTGTAAAGTTAGAAAAGCTTTTATTACTCGATCTTGTATGGGATGGGCTCGTTAATAAAACAGAACTTCCTGATTACGAAGAAATTGAAGAATCTGTATTAAATGAGGTTGCAAACGTAGTTTTAGCTTCATTTTTAAATGTATTTGCAAACGCACTTGGTAGCGAAATAAATATAACAACTCCCGAATTTACAAAAGACAGTGGATTTAATATTGTTGAATCTTTAGTTTTGGAAATGGCAGATAAAGGAATTGATAATATGCTGGTTTTTGATAATAAAATAGATATTATTAGAAGATTCCCCATAAAAATTAATATTTTTATAATGATAGACCCTGAAAAGCTTGAAAACCTCGATAAATTATAA